Proteins from a genomic interval of Streptomyces sp. NBC_01445:
- a CDS encoding GlxA family transcriptional regulator, whose translation MHTVAVLALDRVIPFDLSTPIEVFTRTRLPDGRPGYQIRVCAETPEIDAGAFTLRAPWGLEGLKGADTIIVPGTDAPAAPLAPAVRDALRAAAEDGTRIASICSGTFPLAATGLLDGLHATTHWIAADLLATTYPDIEVDPDVLYVDNGQILTSAGAAAGLDLCLHMIRKDYGSAVAADAARLSVMPLEREGGQAQFIVHDRAPTPQGSVLEPLLNWLQDNLGADLTLADIAAHAGTSTRTLIRRFREQTGTTPLQWLHRARIRQAQHLLETTRHSVERIGTQVGFGSPTAFRDRFKRTTGVSPHAYRRTFS comes from the coding sequence ATGCACACTGTCGCTGTCCTGGCACTGGACCGGGTGATCCCGTTCGACCTGTCCACCCCGATCGAGGTCTTCACCCGCACCCGTCTCCCGGACGGCCGTCCCGGCTACCAGATCCGTGTGTGCGCGGAGACGCCGGAGATCGATGCGGGTGCTTTCACTCTGCGCGCGCCTTGGGGGCTGGAGGGGCTCAAGGGCGCGGACACGATCATCGTGCCTGGCACCGACGCCCCCGCGGCGCCGCTCGCCCCCGCCGTTCGCGACGCGTTGCGAGCGGCGGCCGAGGACGGAACGCGTATCGCCTCCATCTGCTCGGGCACCTTCCCGCTGGCCGCGACCGGGCTCCTGGACGGCCTTCACGCCACTACCCACTGGATCGCGGCCGACCTCCTCGCTACCACCTACCCGGACATCGAGGTCGACCCGGATGTCCTGTACGTCGACAACGGCCAGATCCTCACCTCCGCCGGCGCTGCCGCCGGCCTGGACCTATGCCTGCACATGATCCGCAAGGACTACGGCTCGGCCGTCGCCGCCGACGCCGCCCGGCTGTCCGTCATGCCTCTGGAACGCGAGGGCGGACAAGCACAGTTCATCGTCCACGACCGCGCGCCCACCCCCCAGGGCTCCGTCCTCGAACCCCTGCTCAACTGGCTGCAGGACAATCTGGGCGCCGACCTCACGCTCGCCGACATCGCAGCCCATGCCGGAACGAGCACCCGGACCCTGATCCGCCGCTTCCGGGAACAGACCGGCACCACGCCGCTCCAGTGGCTCCACCGCGCCCGCATCCGTCAGGCCCAGCACCTCCTCGAGACCACACGCCACTCCGTCGAACGCATCGGCACCCAGGTCGGCTTCGGCTCACCCACCGCCTTCCGCGACCGCTTCAAGCGCACCACCGGAGTCAGCCCTCACGCCTACCGGCGCACGTTCAGCTGA
- a CDS encoding DJ-1/PfpI family protein encodes MHAQIVLFDGFDPLDAVGPYEVLYAGGTASGGAVSVELVSAEGPREVVSGTGGLVLRATAALDPTRAGLILVPGASGRVGEPGEVPDHDAGAGEWQQDEFIPVLLGRTLTTELPALLKAAMDNPEVTVGAVCGGSLVLAMADLLEGRHATTHDLGLDMLDATGAHAVSARVVDDGDLVTGAGVTSGLDLGLYLLEREVGPQIAHAVEELFAHERRGTVWRHHGPAPAGL; translated from the coding sequence ATGCACGCCCAGATCGTCCTGTTCGACGGCTTCGATCCACTCGATGCCGTCGGCCCCTATGAAGTGCTGTACGCCGGCGGCACCGCCTCCGGCGGTGCGGTGAGCGTGGAGCTGGTTTCCGCCGAAGGCCCGCGTGAGGTGGTCAGCGGCACCGGGGGCCTGGTGCTGCGTGCCACCGCCGCCCTCGACCCCACACGCGCGGGCCTGATTCTCGTCCCCGGCGCCTCGGGCCGCGTGGGGGAACCCGGCGAAGTCCCTGACCATGACGCGGGGGCCGGGGAGTGGCAGCAGGACGAATTCATCCCCGTGCTACTGGGCCGCACCCTGACCACCGAGCTGCCTGCGCTGCTGAAGGCGGCGATGGACAATCCGGAGGTGACGGTCGGCGCGGTGTGCGGCGGCTCGCTCGTCCTGGCCATGGCAGACCTGCTGGAGGGCCGCCATGCGACCACCCACGACTTGGGCCTGGACATGCTCGATGCCACCGGCGCCCACGCGGTGAGCGCCCGCGTCGTCGATGACGGCGACCTCGTCACCGGCGCCGGTGTCACCTCCGGCCTCGACCTGGGCCTGTACCTGCTGGAGCGCGAGGTGGGACCCCAGATCGCCCACGCCGTCGAGGAGTTGTTCGCTCATGAACGCCGCGGCACCGTCTGGCGTCATCACGGCCCGGCGCCCGCCGGCCTCTGA
- a CDS encoding DUF3817 domain-containing protein, whose product MTVRYRPLRIAAHVELISLVIMLANLATAHLKPISSLMGPTHGCAYLFVVIATWRLNPATATATTKATAAIPGIGGLLALRQLSPGTMDQHSRDAVQT is encoded by the coding sequence ATGACCGTGCGCTATCGCCCCTTGCGCATCGCCGCACATGTCGAACTCATCTCACTGGTCATCATGTTGGCCAACCTCGCCACCGCGCACCTCAAACCCATCTCCTCCTTGATGGGCCCCACCCACGGCTGCGCCTACCTGTTCGTCGTGATCGCGACCTGGCGCCTCAACCCGGCCACAGCCACGGCCACCACCAAGGCCACTGCCGCCATTCCCGGCATCGGCGGTCTCCTCGCGCTGCGTCAGCTCTCACCCGGCACCATGGATCAACACAGCCGGGACGCCGTTCAGACCTGA
- a CDS encoding Ig domain-containing protein — protein MSTYPSRRSILGVGALALGIGVTTTAPAGAAGQSAEAVPQHTKGTLTLTAGHLAVGLDAAGTVVSLLDTRTGHEYAADGRSASLVSLVVDGKQVRPTRVARVSHSLLRFTHDTAGVTVDVEVRAKSTYTTLEAVRVQGPRGADVQTLLWGPFATNVTQTVGECVGVVRDDTFALGLRPLTDRTEGAWPQEYQDLGWESEVADNPSDLQVAPHEEWSVAGRTPWGSVLRAFTFDYTKERPRGTRAGYRIPVGPLPGGQGRVTGSRIALFGAAPDLTPTVLSAVAAGEGLPYPTQNGQWQKTAQASSESFLVFHDLKSANVPDAARLAQAAGVGCVYSLPNAVGPWQTTGHYQFDSSLGGDDSGAAAAVRAAEADGVHLGVHTISDFISTNDAYVNAPADPRLALGGRARLTRPLTATDTTLTLDAGALLGSGPYGQMLRIGDEFVQYTSATQAGDAWELTGIKRAQWGSTAVAHADGATAARVLLNSYNSPIGGIGIIDEIADRLATAWNTTGIRANSYDGVESAGESGWGTYGMARLINGTYRKNQRKDGFITETSRMSSNTWDALTRASWGEVGVTSWNQVLVNNDFYRANFLPGMLGWISLKSSETLVSIEGKLARAAGLNAGVGFQGSIADLGAGGDQALRILDAIKQWEAARNLGAFTDAQRARLRDLTTNWHLDLVTPGKEWSLQQTDADGTPIGTPESVLTPTPALSADALPTAKHNRLYGARVTTNTPATVRYEISAGALPDGLHLNQDTGGITGTPTAPGTDRFTITARSTAGLADASRTYRLTVGR, from the coding sequence ATGAGCACGTACCCGTCCCGCAGATCGATCCTCGGCGTCGGCGCACTGGCGCTGGGTATCGGCGTCACCACGACCGCACCCGCCGGCGCCGCCGGACAGTCCGCTGAGGCCGTGCCGCAGCACACCAAGGGCACGCTCACCCTCACCGCAGGACACCTCGCTGTCGGCCTCGACGCGGCAGGCACCGTCGTGTCCCTGCTCGACACCCGCACCGGCCACGAGTACGCCGCCGACGGGAGATCGGCCTCGCTCGTCAGCCTCGTCGTCGACGGGAAGCAGGTTCGGCCGACCCGCGTCGCCCGCGTCAGCCACTCACTGCTTCGGTTCACCCACGACACCGCGGGAGTGACCGTCGACGTGGAGGTGCGGGCGAAGAGCACCTACACCACGCTCGAAGCCGTACGGGTCCAGGGCCCCCGCGGTGCGGACGTACAGACGCTGCTGTGGGGCCCGTTCGCGACGAACGTGACGCAGACGGTCGGCGAGTGCGTCGGCGTCGTACGCGACGACACGTTCGCGCTCGGGCTGCGTCCGCTCACCGACCGCACCGAGGGCGCCTGGCCGCAGGAGTACCAGGACCTCGGCTGGGAGAGCGAGGTCGCCGACAACCCCTCCGACCTCCAGGTCGCCCCGCACGAGGAGTGGAGCGTGGCCGGGCGCACCCCATGGGGCTCCGTGCTGCGCGCGTTCACCTTCGATTACACCAAGGAGCGCCCGCGCGGGACCCGCGCCGGATACCGCATCCCCGTCGGCCCGCTGCCCGGCGGCCAGGGGCGCGTGACCGGCTCGCGCATCGCCCTGTTCGGCGCCGCACCCGACCTCACCCCGACCGTGCTGTCGGCCGTCGCCGCCGGCGAAGGACTGCCGTACCCCACGCAGAACGGCCAGTGGCAGAAGACGGCCCAGGCCAGCAGCGAGTCCTTCCTCGTGTTCCACGACCTCAAGAGCGCGAACGTCCCGGACGCGGCCCGTCTCGCGCAGGCCGCGGGCGTCGGCTGCGTCTACTCCCTGCCCAACGCCGTCGGCCCCTGGCAGACCACCGGCCACTACCAGTTCGACTCCTCGCTCGGCGGCGACGACAGCGGCGCCGCGGCCGCCGTGCGCGCCGCCGAGGCCGACGGCGTCCACCTGGGCGTGCACACCATCTCCGACTTCATCTCCACCAACGACGCCTACGTCAACGCCCCCGCCGACCCACGCCTCGCGCTCGGCGGCCGCGCCCGGCTCACCCGCCCGCTCACCGCGACGGACACCACCCTCACCCTCGACGCCGGCGCGCTCCTCGGCAGCGGCCCGTACGGCCAAATGCTGCGCATCGGCGACGAGTTCGTGCAGTACACGTCCGCCACCCAGGCCGGTGACGCGTGGGAGCTGACGGGCATCAAGCGCGCCCAGTGGGGCTCGACCGCCGTCGCCCACGCCGACGGCGCCACCGCCGCGCGCGTCCTGCTCAACAGCTACAACAGCCCCATCGGCGGCATCGGCATCATCGACGAGATCGCCGACCGCCTCGCCACCGCCTGGAACACCACGGGCATCCGCGCCAACTCCTACGACGGCGTGGAGTCGGCGGGAGAGTCGGGCTGGGGCACCTACGGTATGGCGCGCCTCATCAACGGCACCTACAGGAAGAACCAGCGCAAGGACGGATTCATCACCGAGACCAGCCGGATGTCGTCCAACACCTGGGACGCGCTGACCCGGGCCAGCTGGGGCGAGGTAGGCGTCACCTCCTGGAACCAGGTCCTCGTCAACAACGACTTCTACCGCGCCAACTTCCTTCCCGGGATGCTGGGCTGGATCAGCCTCAAGTCGTCCGAGACGCTCGTCAGCATCGAGGGCAAGCTGGCGCGCGCCGCGGGCCTGAACGCAGGCGTCGGCTTCCAGGGCAGCATCGCCGACCTGGGCGCGGGCGGCGACCAGGCCCTGCGCATCCTCGACGCCATCAAGCAGTGGGAAGCGGCCCGCAACCTCGGCGCGTTCACCGACGCACAGCGGGCCCGGCTGCGGGACCTGACGACGAACTGGCACCTCGACCTCGTCACACCCGGCAAGGAGTGGTCCCTCCAGCAGACCGATGCGGACGGCACCCCGATCGGCACGCCCGAAAGCGTCCTCACCCCCACCCCCGCCCTGTCCGCCGACGCCCTGCCCACCGCAAAGCACAACCGTCTCTACGGGGCTCGCGTCACCACCAACACCCCTGCGACGGTCCGCTACGAGATATCTGCGGGCGCCCTGCCCGACGGCCTGCACCTCAACCAGGACACCGGAGGCATCACGGGCACGCCCACCGCCCCGGGCACAGACCGCTTCACGATCACGGCACGCAGCACGGCGGGCCTCGCGGACGCTTCCCGGACGTACCGGCTGACCGTCGGGCGGTGA
- a CDS encoding Gfo/Idh/MocA family protein — protein MTYVTQLRTHTTPFVNLHAHHGRTLDRPLTLAVAGAGARGAGYLELAERAETPVRITAIAEPRTARRTALALRHGVPDDARFADWRELAARPRLADAVVVAVQDAQHLEAAQAFAALGYDLLLEKPMALSAEDVDAIAAAAQQGGVSLTVCHVMRYAPYTRRLKEFLDAGRIGDIVSVQHLEPIGYWHYAHSFVRGNWRRTDESTFALLSKSCHDIDWLSHIVGRPVRAVSSFGSLRHFRPENAPAGSTERCLDCPLAQRSCPYAAQRLYQVGLREGGVKQYFTRIAAEELTEEAVDQALRTGPYGRCVYRSDNDVVDHQVVNLEYEGGITAAFTLTAFTPQENRHTKIFGTRGQLTGDGRTIEIYDFATDERTVVDTDNGASSAAEGHGGGDEGLMSAFLRALHEGRPELLLTGAQESRDTHRIVFAAEHARRTGQVVHL, from the coding sequence ATGACCTACGTGACCCAACTGCGCACCCACACCACCCCGTTCGTCAATCTGCACGCCCATCACGGCCGCACCCTCGACCGCCCGCTGACCCTCGCCGTCGCCGGGGCCGGGGCACGCGGCGCCGGATATCTGGAGCTCGCCGAGCGCGCGGAGACACCCGTGCGCATCACGGCGATCGCGGAACCGCGAACCGCGCGCCGTACCGCACTGGCCCTGCGTCACGGCGTCCCGGACGACGCCCGGTTCGCCGACTGGCGCGAACTGGCCGCCCGGCCACGGCTCGCCGACGCCGTAGTCGTCGCCGTACAGGACGCCCAACACCTTGAAGCCGCCCAGGCGTTCGCGGCGCTCGGCTACGACCTGCTGCTCGAGAAGCCGATGGCGCTCAGCGCCGAGGACGTCGACGCGATCGCCGCCGCAGCGCAACAGGGCGGGGTCTCGCTGACCGTCTGCCACGTGATGCGGTACGCGCCGTACACGCGCCGCCTCAAGGAGTTCCTGGACGCGGGACGCATCGGCGACATCGTCTCCGTCCAGCACCTGGAACCCATCGGCTACTGGCACTACGCCCACTCCTTCGTCCGCGGCAACTGGCGCCGCACGGATGAGTCGACGTTCGCGCTGCTGTCCAAGTCCTGCCACGACATCGACTGGCTCAGCCACATCGTCGGACGGCCTGTGCGCGCCGTCTCCTCATTCGGTTCGCTGCGCCACTTCCGGCCGGAGAACGCGCCCGCCGGCTCGACCGAGCGCTGCCTCGACTGCCCACTGGCACAGCGCAGTTGCCCCTATGCGGCACAGAGGCTGTACCAGGTGGGGCTGCGCGAGGGCGGCGTCAAGCAGTACTTCACCCGGATCGCCGCCGAGGAACTGACCGAGGAAGCGGTCGACCAGGCCCTGCGCACCGGACCGTACGGACGCTGCGTGTACCGCAGCGACAACGACGTCGTCGACCACCAGGTGGTGAACCTGGAGTACGAGGGCGGGATCACCGCCGCGTTCACGCTGACCGCGTTCACCCCGCAGGAGAACCGCCACACCAAGATCTTCGGTACGCGCGGCCAGCTCACCGGTGACGGCCGGACCATCGAGATCTACGACTTCGCCACCGACGAACGCACCGTAGTCGACACGGACAACGGCGCCTCATCGGCCGCCGAGGGCCACGGCGGCGGCGACGAAGGGCTGATGTCCGCGTTCCTGCGGGCCCTGCACGAAGGGCGCCCCGAACTGCTCCTGACCGGGGCCCAGGAGAGCCGCGACACCCACCGCATCGTCTTCGCCGCGGAACACGCGCGGCGCACGGGACAGGTCGTGCACCTGTAG
- a CDS encoding carbohydrate ABC transporter permease, with translation MPAVNSRTTKAPWVRPVAALVVTAAFFLPLYLVLTNVFKPGKDIAGHPASLPWPPTLDNLRAALDRPDRLFWNGLINSVTITLFSIVVLTVVSALLGHYLCRSRSRLARLTLLVLLAGLMIPPQVILVPVTEVLRLTGMMTTLQGIVAFNVGYYVPFGVFVFSGFIRTVPLELEESAQLDGAGRWRTFWQVVFPLLRPATASVLIFLGVWIWNDFLNPLIILGPAGGTTVTVGVYRAIGEHQADYGQVFGLMFLAALPVLIFYLALQRHFVKGLTGGAVKG, from the coding sequence ATGCCCGCAGTCAACTCCCGTACAACAAAGGCACCGTGGGTCCGACCCGTGGCCGCCCTCGTCGTCACCGCCGCGTTCTTCCTGCCCCTCTATCTGGTCCTCACCAATGTCTTCAAACCGGGCAAGGACATCGCCGGGCATCCGGCGTCCCTGCCATGGCCTCCCACCCTCGACAACCTCCGTGCCGCCCTGGACCGGCCCGACCGGCTGTTCTGGAACGGCCTGATCAACTCCGTGACGATCACTCTCTTCTCGATCGTCGTCCTCACCGTCGTGTCCGCGCTGCTCGGCCACTACCTCTGCCGCTCACGCAGCCGCCTCGCGCGCCTGACCCTGCTCGTGCTGCTCGCGGGCCTGATGATCCCGCCGCAGGTGATCCTCGTCCCGGTCACCGAAGTACTCCGCCTGACCGGGATGATGACGACCCTTCAGGGGATCGTCGCGTTCAACGTCGGCTACTACGTGCCCTTCGGCGTCTTCGTCTTCTCCGGCTTCATCCGCACCGTACCGCTCGAACTGGAGGAGTCCGCGCAGCTCGACGGCGCCGGCCGGTGGCGCACGTTCTGGCAGGTCGTCTTCCCGCTGCTGCGGCCGGCCACCGCCAGCGTGCTGATCTTCCTCGGCGTGTGGATCTGGAACGACTTCCTCAACCCGCTGATCATCCTCGGCCCGGCCGGCGGCACCACCGTCACCGTCGGCGTCTACCGCGCCATCGGCGAGCACCAGGCCGACTACGGCCAGGTCTTCGGCCTGATGTTCCTTGCCGCGCTGCCCGTCCTGATCTTCTACCTCGCTCTCCAGAGGCACTTCGTCAAGGGCCTCACCGGAGGAGCCGTCAAGGGATGA
- a CDS encoding carbohydrate ABC transporter permease: protein MSTLTDDRATAVGSRRADRAASPARRSPWPAVRHFLGFGAPGLLFYACFVVAPIALSVGYSFTNANQFAPHTRFVGLDNYTELLTDETFLTALKVTTILSLVIVIVPNVAGLAVAVLLDRRGRLYHALRGVFFVPVVLSSVVVSVVWQAMLTDDGLVNTLLRSAGVSSPPGWLSDPDLALYSVGFIISWQMLGFCAVVYLAGLQGVPAELREAAQLDGAGPWLRFRKVTWPMLAPALTINTVMLLITGFKAYDHIQVLTAGGPGTGTTATLAFSVVRTGFTANRTGEASAMALLMLVIVAAVSSVALRFLQRREVDL from the coding sequence ATGAGCACGCTCACCGACGACCGTGCCACCGCGGTGGGGTCCCGCCGCGCGGACCGCGCCGCCTCGCCCGCGCGCCGCAGTCCGTGGCCCGCGGTGCGGCACTTCCTCGGCTTCGGCGCTCCGGGGCTGCTCTTCTACGCCTGCTTCGTGGTCGCCCCGATCGCGCTCAGCGTGGGCTACAGCTTCACCAACGCCAACCAGTTCGCCCCGCACACCCGCTTCGTCGGCCTCGACAACTACACCGAACTCCTCACCGACGAGACCTTTCTGACGGCTCTCAAGGTCACGACGATCCTCTCGCTGGTCATCGTGATCGTGCCCAATGTCGCGGGCCTCGCGGTCGCCGTCCTGCTCGACCGGCGCGGCCGCCTCTACCACGCGCTGCGCGGTGTGTTCTTCGTCCCGGTCGTCCTGTCGTCGGTGGTCGTCTCCGTTGTGTGGCAGGCGATGCTCACCGACGACGGGCTCGTCAACACCCTGCTGCGCTCGGCGGGGGTCTCCTCGCCGCCGGGCTGGCTGTCCGACCCCGATCTCGCCCTGTACTCCGTCGGGTTCATCATCAGCTGGCAGATGCTCGGCTTCTGCGCCGTCGTCTATCTGGCCGGACTGCAGGGCGTGCCCGCCGAACTGCGCGAGGCGGCGCAGCTCGACGGCGCGGGGCCGTGGCTGCGGTTCCGCAAGGTCACGTGGCCGATGCTGGCGCCCGCGCTGACCATCAACACCGTCATGCTGCTGATCACCGGCTTCAAGGCGTACGACCACATCCAGGTCCTCACCGCCGGCGGGCCGGGCACCGGCACCACCGCCACGCTCGCCTTCAGCGTGGTCCGGACCGGGTTCACCGCCAACCGCACGGGCGAGGCGTCCGCCATGGCCCTGCTGATGCTGGTGATCGTCGCCGCCGTCTCCAGTGTCGCCCTGCGATTCCTGCAGCGCCGAGAGGTCGACTTGTGA
- a CDS encoding ABC transporter substrate-binding protein: MHRIARTTMPLLLLGLVAGACSPAGTTSADDGDGKATLTFLTFETPNLDAKYWDAAIARAEKKVPGVRIKKLVAPSADRTGYAKQLLGSGQFPDVMIAVSPSGFAESGQLAPFTDAELKSFTFPRSNPIGGKIYQLPYNTQPTPLVYYRKSIFRTAGIDAPPKTYRELLEDSATLKKAGVDPFVVGGGGKDSFAASYLWTALVGTDVYGKRPDWLAQRRAGKVKFTDPLFKNATGKFVGLVDKEYVDKSGLSRDYAATEKAFLAGKGAMYPMGGWFATAADKSPVKDDIGVFPFPTEDGSTVLPSYTGGGMSVSAKSAHVDLAKKFALAFNEDRQNLDAVVKSDGAIIAEKGYTPPRGMGPVYRATAEVYDSAVAADGVVNAFLVETGDDAMLPGTVDQSYAFAQDIIAGRKNADQVTKALDEAWAKADTE; this comes from the coding sequence GTGCACCGTATCGCCCGAACCACCATGCCCCTGCTGCTTCTTGGCCTTGTCGCCGGTGCGTGCAGCCCGGCCGGCACGACGTCCGCCGACGACGGGGACGGCAAGGCCACCTTGACCTTTCTGACCTTCGAGACGCCGAACCTGGACGCGAAGTACTGGGACGCGGCCATCGCCCGCGCGGAGAAGAAGGTGCCGGGGGTGCGGATCAAGAAGCTCGTCGCGCCCAGCGCCGACCGCACCGGGTACGCCAAGCAGCTGCTTGGCTCGGGTCAGTTCCCGGACGTGATGATCGCGGTGTCGCCGTCGGGGTTCGCCGAGTCGGGGCAGCTCGCGCCGTTCACCGACGCGGAGTTGAAGTCGTTCACCTTCCCGCGCTCCAACCCCATCGGCGGCAAGATCTACCAGCTCCCGTACAACACCCAGCCGACGCCGCTCGTCTACTACCGCAAGTCCATATTCCGCACAGCCGGTATCGATGCGCCTCCGAAGACGTACCGGGAGCTGCTGGAGGACTCCGCCACGCTGAAGAAGGCGGGCGTCGATCCGTTCGTCGTGGGCGGGGGCGGCAAGGACTCCTTCGCGGCCTCGTACCTGTGGACCGCGCTCGTCGGCACCGACGTGTACGGGAAGAGACCGGACTGGCTGGCCCAACGCCGGGCGGGCAAGGTCAAGTTCACCGATCCGCTGTTCAAGAACGCCACTGGGAAGTTCGTCGGTCTGGTCGACAAGGAGTACGTCGACAAGTCCGGCCTCTCCCGCGACTACGCGGCGACCGAGAAGGCGTTCCTGGCCGGCAAGGGTGCGATGTACCCGATGGGCGGCTGGTTCGCCACCGCCGCCGACAAGAGCCCGGTCAAGGACGACATCGGTGTCTTCCCGTTCCCGACCGAGGACGGTTCGACCGTGCTCCCCTCCTACACCGGCGGCGGCATGTCGGTCAGTGCGAAGTCCGCGCACGTCGACCTGGCCAAGAAGTTCGCGCTCGCCTTCAACGAGGACCGCCAGAACCTCGACGCGGTGGTGAAGTCCGACGGCGCCATCATCGCTGAGAAGGGCTATACGCCGCCGCGGGGCATGGGCCCCGTCTACCGGGCCACGGCCGAGGTCTACGACAGCGCGGTCGCGGCGGACGGCGTCGTCAACGCCTTCCTCGTGGAGACGGGCGACGACGCGATGCTGCCCGGCACCGTCGACCAGTCGTACGCCTTCGCGCAGGACATCATCGCGGGCCGCAAGAATGCCGACCAGGTCACCAAGGCCCTGGACGAGGCGTGGGCGAAGGCCGACACCGAATGA
- a CDS encoding ROK family transcriptional regulator, which translates to MLRALHAAADTGLTLTELVKATEVARATVENALAGLVEQGLAAEVNPDPDAPRRLGRPAKRYRFRAESGCVLGLDIGVHKALAIVCDLAGTVLGVRRTAMGPELTPDQRIATARALGHRALRGAGQQTDAVRAVGVGTTGIVDTDHTVTISAVLPEWQGTNLASAFETTFGAPVVAGNDSKLAALGERWRGGATDARDVVYIHVGRRISAGILLDGTVLHGRHGAAGEIGVLPGSGWHNAHRRLLDRWGTPERLFDAARCDDPAAIKALDDFAADLVQGVAAVVLTVDPEAVVIGGGLSRAGELLLAPLRGRLAELCLFPVTVVASQLSDQAVAHGALRLALDGVENRLFSIEQST; encoded by the coding sequence GTGCTGCGTGCCCTGCACGCCGCCGCGGACACCGGGCTGACCCTCACCGAGCTGGTCAAGGCCACCGAAGTCGCCCGCGCCACCGTCGAGAACGCGCTTGCCGGTCTCGTCGAGCAGGGCCTGGCCGCGGAAGTCAACCCCGACCCCGACGCGCCCCGACGCCTGGGCCGCCCCGCCAAGCGCTACCGCTTCCGCGCCGAGTCCGGCTGCGTCCTCGGCCTCGACATAGGCGTCCACAAGGCGCTCGCGATCGTCTGCGACCTGGCCGGCACCGTGCTCGGGGTGCGCCGCACCGCCATGGGGCCCGAGCTGACCCCGGACCAACGCATCGCCACGGCACGGGCGTTGGGCCACCGGGCGCTGCGCGGCGCCGGGCAGCAGACCGACGCCGTACGGGCCGTGGGCGTCGGCACCACCGGGATCGTCGACACCGACCACACCGTCACGATCAGTGCCGTGCTGCCCGAGTGGCAGGGCACGAATCTCGCGTCCGCGTTCGAGACGACCTTCGGCGCGCCCGTCGTCGCCGGAAACGACTCCAAGCTGGCCGCGCTCGGCGAGCGCTGGCGCGGCGGCGCCACCGACGCCCGCGACGTCGTCTACATCCATGTGGGGCGCCGCATCTCGGCCGGCATCCTGCTCGACGGCACCGTCCTGCACGGCCGGCACGGCGCGGCCGGAGAGATCGGCGTCCTGCCCGGCTCCGGCTGGCACAACGCACACCGGCGGCTCCTGGACCGATGGGGCACGCCCGAGCGGCTCTTCGACGCGGCCCGCTGCGACGACCCCGCAGCGATCAAGGCCCTCGACGACTTCGCCGCCGACCTCGTCCAGGGCGTCGCCGCCGTGGTCCTCACCGTCGACCCGGAGGCGGTCGTCATCGGCGGCGGCCTCTCCCGTGCCGGCGAACTCCTCCTCGCTCCCCTGCGCGGCCGCCTCGCCGAGCTCTGCCTCTTCCCCGTGACCGTGGTCGCCTCCCAACTCAGCGACCAGGCAGTGGCCCACGGAGCGCTCCGGCTCGCCCTCGACGGAGTGGAGAACCGTCTGTTCAGCATCGAGCAGTCAACTTGA